A region of Lycium barbarum isolate Lr01 chromosome 1, ASM1917538v2, whole genome shotgun sequence DNA encodes the following proteins:
- the LOC132643592 gene encoding probable hydroxyacylglutathione hydrolase 2, chloroplastic isoform X2 has translation MQTLCRIAPSAMASFPCSKLFSMPFKTVRGVSRTLKVSKLCSIASTSSSLQIELVPCLQDNYAYLLHDVDTGTVGVVDPSEAVPVIDALSRNNRNLTYILNTHHHYDHTGGNLELKARYGAKVIGSGVDSDRIPGIDIALNDGDQWMFAGHEVFVMETPGHTRGHISFYFPRSKAIFTGDTLFSLSCGKLFEGTPEQMFSSLSKIVSLPDDTNVYCGHEYTLSNSKFALSIEPGNEELQSYAAYVANLRKKGLPTIPTTLKAEKLCNPFLRTSSTEIRKLLNIPDTADDAEALGAIRRAKDNF, from the exons atgcaaactttgtGTAGAATTGCACCTTCAGCCATGGCTTCCTTCCCTTGTTCTAag CTTTTCTCAATGCCGTTCAAGACCGTACGTGGAGTTAGTCGAACACTTAAAGTTTCTAAGCTTTGTAGCATTGCAAGTACGTCTTCAAGTTTGCAAATCGAACTG GTACCATGTCTCCAGGATAATTATGCATATCTATTGCATGATGTGGATACTGGAACAGTTGGTGTTGTGGATCCTTCTGAAGCTGTTCCTGTTATAGATGCACTGAGTAGAAACAACCGTAACTTGACTTATATTTTGAACACACATCATCACTATGATCATACTGGTGGTAACTTGGAGTTAAAAGCAAGGTATGGGGCAAAG GTAATTGGATCTGGAGTGGACAGTGATAGAATACCTGGTATTGACATAGCCCTCAATGATGGGGACCAATGGATGTTTGCAGGCCATGAGGTGTTTGTCATGGAGACTCCCGGTCATACACGAG GGCATATCAGTTTTTACTTCCCGAGATCAAAGGCAATTTTCACAGGAGACACACTGTTCAGCTTGTCTTGTGGTAAACTTTTTGAAGGGACTCCTGAGCAG ATGTTCTCTTCATTGAGTAAGATTGTGTCCTTACCAGACGATACAAATGTCTACTGTGGCCACGAGTATACATTG AGCAATTCGAAGTTTGCACTTTCTATAGAACCTGGAAATGAAGAATTGCAGTCATATGCAGCTTATGTTGCCAATCTTCGCAAGAAAGGCTTGCCAACA ATTCCAACAACGCTCAAAGCAGAGAAGCTATGTAATCCATTTCTTCGAACTTCAAGTACAGAAATCCGGAAGTTGCTAAACATTCCAGACACCGCAGATGATGCAGAAGCCTTGGGTGCCATTCGCCGTGCTAAGGATAACTTTTAG
- the LOC132643592 gene encoding probable hydroxyacylglutathione hydrolase 2, chloroplastic isoform X1: MQTLCRIAPSAMASFPCSKSRTGVCVWPGMRQLSLRKHLLYGFMQLFSMPFKTVRGVSRTLKVSKLCSIASTSSSLQIELVPCLQDNYAYLLHDVDTGTVGVVDPSEAVPVIDALSRNNRNLTYILNTHHHYDHTGGNLELKARYGAKVIGSGVDSDRIPGIDIALNDGDQWMFAGHEVFVMETPGHTRGHISFYFPRSKAIFTGDTLFSLSCGKLFEGTPEQMFSSLSKIVSLPDDTNVYCGHEYTLSNSKFALSIEPGNEELQSYAAYVANLRKKGLPTIPTTLKAEKLCNPFLRTSSTEIRKLLNIPDTADDAEALGAIRRAKDNF, encoded by the exons atgcaaactttgtGTAGAATTGCACCTTCAGCCATGGCTTCCTTCCCTTGTTCTAag TCCCGGACAGGGGTTTGTGTATGGCCTGGCATGAGACAGCTTTCTCTTAGGAAGCATCTCCTATATGGATTTATGCAGCTTTTCTCAATGCCGTTCAAGACCGTACGTGGAGTTAGTCGAACACTTAAAGTTTCTAAGCTTTGTAGCATTGCAAGTACGTCTTCAAGTTTGCAAATCGAACTG GTACCATGTCTCCAGGATAATTATGCATATCTATTGCATGATGTGGATACTGGAACAGTTGGTGTTGTGGATCCTTCTGAAGCTGTTCCTGTTATAGATGCACTGAGTAGAAACAACCGTAACTTGACTTATATTTTGAACACACATCATCACTATGATCATACTGGTGGTAACTTGGAGTTAAAAGCAAGGTATGGGGCAAAG GTAATTGGATCTGGAGTGGACAGTGATAGAATACCTGGTATTGACATAGCCCTCAATGATGGGGACCAATGGATGTTTGCAGGCCATGAGGTGTTTGTCATGGAGACTCCCGGTCATACACGAG GGCATATCAGTTTTTACTTCCCGAGATCAAAGGCAATTTTCACAGGAGACACACTGTTCAGCTTGTCTTGTGGTAAACTTTTTGAAGGGACTCCTGAGCAG ATGTTCTCTTCATTGAGTAAGATTGTGTCCTTACCAGACGATACAAATGTCTACTGTGGCCACGAGTATACATTG AGCAATTCGAAGTTTGCACTTTCTATAGAACCTGGAAATGAAGAATTGCAGTCATATGCAGCTTATGTTGCCAATCTTCGCAAGAAAGGCTTGCCAACA ATTCCAACAACGCTCAAAGCAGAGAAGCTATGTAATCCATTTCTTCGAACTTCAAGTACAGAAATCCGGAAGTTGCTAAACATTCCAGACACCGCAGATGATGCAGAAGCCTTGGGTGCCATTCGCCGTGCTAAGGATAACTTTTAG